From Streptomyces sp. NBC_01460, a single genomic window includes:
- a CDS encoding glycosyltransferase, whose product MRYLLPSLLLVALLAMLMLRGYVHSEILADHRIQAPAATTQVPEDVLDGGPVIDARTAGEDAEALRIPDRKIVLTFDDGPDPVWTPRVLDELAKYHAHGVFFVTGTMASRYPDLVQRMVDEGHEVGLHTFNHPDLSFQSTDRIDWELSQNQLVLAGAAGIRTSLFRPPYSSFSDAMDNKSWPVTQYIGSRGYLTVVNNTDSEDWKRPGVPAIIERATPKQGKGAVILMHDSGGDRSQTVSALGEFLPQMQERGYEFTNLTSALGAPSAHTPVTGFALWKGKAFIGAVKISENVTGVLVVGLAVIGVLVMVRFGLMLLLSFLHARKVRRRNFSWGEPFTRPVSVLVPAYNERECIEATVRSLVASDYPIEVIVIDDGSTDGTADLVEAMRIPNVRVVRQRNAGKPAALNNGIAHARHDIVVMMDGDTVFEPSTVRELVQPFADPRVGAVAGNAKVGNRDSLIGAWQHIEYVMGFNLDRRMYDLLGCMPTIPGAVGAFRRDGLDRIGGMSEDTLAEDTDVTMALHRDGWRVVYAENARAWTEAPESVQQLWSQRYRWSYGTMQAVWKHRRAVVERGPSGRFGRVGLPFVSLFMVVAPLLAPLIDVFLLYGLVFGPTGKTVAAWFGVLLVQAVCAAYAFRLDRERMTHLISLPLQQVLYRQLMYVVLLQSWITALTGGRLRWQKLRRTGVVEAPGGTQNRRKETDRRPVA is encoded by the coding sequence ATGCGCTATCTGCTCCCGTCGCTCCTTCTCGTGGCCCTGCTCGCCATGCTCATGCTGCGCGGATACGTGCACAGCGAGATCCTCGCCGACCACCGGATCCAGGCACCGGCCGCCACCACCCAGGTGCCGGAGGACGTCCTCGACGGAGGTCCGGTCATCGACGCCCGTACGGCGGGGGAGGACGCCGAGGCGCTCCGGATACCCGACCGCAAGATCGTCCTGACCTTCGACGACGGCCCCGACCCGGTCTGGACCCCGCGCGTCCTGGACGAGCTCGCGAAGTACCACGCGCACGGCGTCTTCTTCGTCACCGGCACCATGGCCTCGCGCTACCCGGACCTGGTGCAGCGGATGGTGGACGAGGGACACGAGGTCGGACTGCACACCTTCAACCACCCCGACCTCTCGTTCCAGTCCACCGACCGCATCGACTGGGAGCTCTCCCAGAACCAGCTGGTGCTGGCGGGCGCGGCCGGCATCCGTACGTCCCTGTTCCGCCCCCCTTACTCCTCGTTCTCCGACGCGATGGACAACAAGTCCTGGCCGGTCACGCAGTACATCGGCAGCCGCGGCTACCTCACCGTCGTGAACAACACCGACAGTGAGGACTGGAAGCGCCCCGGCGTGCCCGCGATCATCGAGCGCGCCACGCCGAAGCAGGGCAAGGGCGCCGTCATCCTGATGCACGACTCCGGTGGTGACCGGTCCCAGACCGTGTCCGCGCTGGGGGAGTTCCTCCCGCAGATGCAGGAGCGGGGTTACGAGTTCACCAACCTGACCTCGGCGCTCGGCGCCCCCAGCGCGCACACCCCGGTCACCGGGTTCGCGCTCTGGAAGGGCAAGGCGTTCATAGGGGCGGTGAAGATCTCCGAGAACGTCACCGGTGTCCTGGTGGTCGGGCTCGCGGTCATCGGTGTCCTGGTGATGGTGCGCTTCGGACTGATGCTGCTGCTCTCCTTCCTGCACGCCAGGAAGGTGCGCCGGAGGAACTTCAGCTGGGGTGAGCCCTTCACCCGCCCGGTGTCGGTCCTGGTGCCCGCCTACAACGAGCGCGAGTGCATCGAGGCCACCGTGCGCTCGCTCGTGGCCAGCGACTACCCGATCGAGGTCATCGTCATCGACGACGGCTCGACGGACGGCACGGCCGACCTCGTCGAGGCGATGAGGATCCCGAACGTCCGGGTCGTTCGCCAACGCAACGCGGGCAAGCCCGCCGCGCTCAACAACGGCATCGCGCACGCCCGTCACGACATCGTCGTGATGATGGACGGCGACACGGTCTTCGAACCCTCCACCGTGCGCGAGCTCGTCCAGCCGTTCGCCGACCCCCGGGTCGGAGCGGTCGCGGGCAACGCCAAGGTCGGCAACCGTGACTCGCTGATCGGCGCCTGGCAGCACATCGAGTACGTGATGGGCTTCAACCTCGACCGCAGGATGTACGACCTCCTGGGCTGCATGCCCACCATCCCCGGTGCGGTCGGCGCCTTCCGGCGGGACGGGCTGGACCGGATCGGCGGCATGAGCGAGGACACCCTCGCCGAGGACACCGACGTCACCATGGCGCTGCACCGCGACGGCTGGCGCGTCGTCTACGCGGAGAACGCCAGGGCCTGGACCGAGGCACCCGAGTCCGTGCAGCAGCTGTGGTCGCAGCGCTACCGCTGGTCGTACGGCACGATGCAGGCCGTCTGGAAGCACCGCCGCGCGGTCGTCGAGCGGGGGCCCTCGGGCCGCTTCGGACGGGTGGGCCTGCCGTTCGTCTCCCTGTTCATGGTCGTCGCCCCGCTGCTGGCGCCCCTCATCGACGTCTTCCTCCTGTACGGACTGGTCTTCGGCCCGACGGGGAAGACGGTCGCGGCCTGGTTCGGCGTCCTCCTGGTGCAGGCCGTCTGCGCCGCGTACGCCTTCCGGCTCGACCGGGAGCGCATGACCCACCTGATCTCCCTGCCGCTCCAGCAGGTCCTCTACCGGCAGCTGATGTACGTCGTGCTGCTCCAGTCCTGGATCACCGCTCTCACCGGCGGCCGACTGCGCTGGCAGAAGCTGCGGCGCACCGGCGTGGTGGAGGCGCCGGGCGGCACACAGAACCGCCGCAAGGAAACGGACCGGAGGCCGGTGGCATGA
- a CDS encoding LysR family transcriptional regulator, with protein sequence MAVPDIDPRLLRAFLAVAEELHFTRAAARLYVAQQALSRDIRRLERELGSGLFVRTTRQVSLTADGERLLPHARRVLDAHAALSAAFTDPADRPLLVDLNTDGMTAARVLARARELAPECELMARFESGLTWAAGEVLAGRLDVSFGRAAGLDPAVLARLSVQPVRYEPMAVLLPDDHPLAGRETVAMSELTGETVYAGAGNARTAEWTDLATVLFAEWDIVLAPPAPLAVGVAEFQRVMAKTGNPVLAVAGFPPLPGTVLRPLVRPVPLSPLLMVWRKGSGHPGLAALRAAIRQLAVAEGWMVRSPASWLPEIDASLMRDHS encoded by the coding sequence GTGGCCGTCCCCGACATCGATCCCCGGCTCCTCCGCGCGTTCCTCGCCGTGGCCGAGGAACTGCACTTCACCCGCGCCGCCGCCCGGCTCTACGTCGCCCAGCAGGCCCTGAGCCGGGACATCCGCCGGCTGGAGCGCGAGCTGGGGAGCGGTCTCTTCGTCCGCACCACGCGGCAGGTGTCGCTCACCGCGGACGGGGAACGTCTGCTGCCCCACGCCCGCCGGGTGCTCGACGCGCACGCCGCGCTGTCCGCCGCCTTCACGGACCCGGCGGACCGCCCCCTGCTCGTCGATCTCAACACCGACGGGATGACGGCGGCCCGGGTGCTCGCCCGCGCGCGGGAGCTCGCGCCGGAGTGCGAGCTGATGGCGCGCTTCGAGAGCGGACTGACCTGGGCGGCGGGCGAAGTGCTCGCGGGGCGGCTCGACGTATCCTTCGGGAGGGCGGCCGGTCTCGATCCTGCGGTGCTCGCCCGTCTCTCCGTGCAGCCGGTGCGGTACGAGCCGATGGCCGTCCTCCTGCCGGACGATCATCCTCTGGCAGGGCGTGAGACGGTCGCCATGAGCGAGCTCACCGGTGAGACCGTCTACGCCGGTGCCGGTAATGCGCGCACGGCCGAGTGGACGGATCTTGCGACCGTACTTTTCGCCGAATGGGACATCGTCCTGGCGCCACCTGCGCCGCTCGCTGTCGGAGTGGCCGAATTTCAACGGGTCATGGCGAAAACAGGGAACCCCGTACTGGCCGTCGCCGGTTTCCCGCCGCTGCCGGGAACGGTGCTGCGCCCGCTCGTGCGCCCGGTGCCGCTCTCCCCGCTGCTGATGGTGTGGCGGAAGGGATCGGGGCACCCCGGACTGGCCGCGCTGCGGGCCGCGATCAGGCAACTTGCCGTGGCGGAAGGGTGGATGGTGCGATCACCCGCCTCGTGGTTGCCTGAGATCGATGCATCACTCATGCGTGACCATTCATGA
- a CDS encoding MFS transporter gives MSHETAATAGPPASPPHPYLRLLATPGARAFTAGNLLARLPMGMFSVSAVIMIAGAHGSYALAGAVTATGLAATAVVAPWTARLVDRYGQARIAVPATAVAVTGSLALVLCVHHDAPVWTLFAAYAATATTPNTGGMSRARWAHLHQGDPAALHTANSFEQAADELCFMLGPVLAASLCEALFPEAGTLTGAILLMTGVLVFAAQRATEPPVAPRTRAASPLRTPGVPALLAVFLATGAVFGAMEVVSIAHAGGAILALQAGGSCVAGLLYGSLRPAARVGRRLMLCLAGMTALMSLPLTAAATTGSLPVLAGCLLLAGAATAPTMVTGMTLIQRLTPRAQLNEGMTLAVTALLGGIAAGSAVGGWTVERSGTVTGYAVPMCAAALALAVAAVGTRRA, from the coding sequence GTGTCCCACGAAACCGCCGCGACGGCCGGCCCTCCGGCCTCCCCGCCCCATCCGTACCTCCGGCTGCTGGCCACCCCCGGCGCACGCGCCTTCACCGCGGGGAACCTGCTCGCCAGGCTGCCCATGGGAATGTTCAGCGTCAGCGCCGTCATCATGATCGCCGGGGCGCACGGCTCGTACGCCCTTGCCGGTGCCGTCACCGCCACCGGACTGGCCGCGACCGCCGTGGTCGCTCCCTGGACGGCACGCCTCGTCGACCGGTACGGCCAGGCCAGGATCGCGGTCCCCGCCACCGCCGTCGCGGTGACCGGCTCGCTGGCCCTGGTGCTCTGCGTGCACCACGACGCACCGGTCTGGACGCTCTTCGCCGCCTACGCCGCGACGGCCACCACACCCAACACCGGCGGCATGTCGCGGGCCCGCTGGGCCCATCTGCACCAGGGCGACCCGGCGGCCCTGCACACCGCGAACTCCTTCGAACAGGCCGCCGACGAGCTCTGCTTCATGCTCGGACCGGTGCTCGCCGCCTCCCTCTGCGAAGCGCTCTTCCCCGAGGCGGGCACTCTCACCGGCGCCATCCTGCTGATGACCGGCGTCCTGGTCTTCGCCGCGCAGCGCGCGACGGAGCCCCCGGTGGCACCCCGCACCCGGGCCGCCTCACCGCTGCGCACCCCCGGCGTCCCCGCCCTGCTCGCCGTCTTCCTCGCTACGGGCGCGGTCTTCGGCGCCATGGAGGTCGTCTCGATCGCCCATGCCGGAGGCGCGATCCTCGCACTCCAGGCCGGCGGCTCCTGCGTGGCCGGGCTGCTGTACGGCTCCCTGCGCCCGGCCGCGCGCGTCGGACGCAGGCTGATGCTCTGCCTGGCGGGGATGACCGCGCTGATGTCGCTCCCCCTGACCGCCGCGGCCACGACGGGCTCCCTGCCCGTCCTCGCGGGCTGCCTGCTGCTGGCGGGGGCGGCCACCGCGCCCACCATGGTCACGGGCATGACCCTGATCCAGCGGCTGACCCCGCGGGCCCAGCTCAACGAGGGCATGACGCTCGCCGTCACCGCGCTGCTGGGCGGCATAGCGGCGGGGTCGGCGGTGGGCGGCTGGACGGTGGAGCGCTCCGGGACGGTGACCGGTTACGCCGTACCGATGTGCGCGGCGGCCCTCGCCCTGGCCGTGGCGGCGGTCGGGACGCGCAGAGCCTGA
- the smpB gene encoding SsrA-binding protein SmpB, with protein sequence MAKEKDTGRKMIAQNKKARHDYHVLDTYECGLVLMGTEVKSLRMGRASLVDGFVQIDDGEAWLHNIHVPEYVQGTWTNHSAKRKRKLLLHRAEIDKLESKSQETGHTIVPLALYFKDGRVKVEIALAKGKKEFDKRQTLREKQDTRETNRAISAARRRQRSA encoded by the coding sequence ATGGCCAAGGAAAAAGACACCGGGCGCAAGATGATCGCGCAGAACAAGAAGGCGCGGCACGACTACCACGTCCTCGACACCTACGAGTGCGGTCTCGTGCTCATGGGCACGGAGGTCAAGTCGCTGCGGATGGGCAGGGCGTCGCTGGTCGACGGCTTCGTCCAGATCGACGACGGCGAGGCGTGGCTGCACAACATCCACGTCCCGGAGTACGTGCAGGGCACGTGGACCAACCACTCGGCCAAGCGGAAGCGCAAGCTGCTGCTGCACCGGGCCGAGATCGACAAGCTGGAGTCCAAGTCGCAGGAGACGGGTCACACCATCGTGCCCCTCGCCCTGTACTTCAAGGACGGCCGGGTCAAGGTCGAGATCGCGCTCGCCAAGGGCAAGAAGGAGTTCGACAAGCGGCAGACGCTGCGCGAGAAGCAGGACACGCGGGAGACGAACCGCGCGATCTCGGCGGCCCGCCGGCGCCAGCGCAGCGCGTAG
- a CDS encoding S41 family peptidase, with translation MPGHTYHLKPRGIHRGAALTLVFASVLATAAATGSLPREGGTGTEIKTRAVSSTIGSVDREEIADAVADAEADGKSGTDAAEEVVSRSGDRWGAVYDEREYEELEQALDGSYTGVGISARRSARGEVTVTAVQPGGPADRAGVRGGDLLRTLDGRPVEKRPVAEVVALLRGDRTKAAEGSSVVLGLSRGGHSWTTTLRRARLSTDPVSVRRLGRAPSSAVLIKVSAFTKGTGTAVRDAVDEAPGEAGILLDLRANAGGLVTEAVTASSAFLDGGLVATYDVHGEQRALYADAGGDTERPVVVLVDGGTMSAAELLTGALQDRGRAVTVGSRTFGKGAVQMPSKLPGGSVAELTVGHYRTPAGRSVEGSGITPDVGAGPEAQQRGETVLSGLGGGS, from the coding sequence ATGCCGGGCCATACGTACCACCTGAAACCCCGCGGTATCCACCGCGGGGCGGCCCTGACGCTGGTGTTCGCGAGCGTGCTGGCGACCGCCGCGGCCACCGGGTCCCTGCCCCGCGAGGGAGGCACGGGCACCGAGATAAAGACCCGTGCCGTGTCCTCCACCATCGGTTCGGTGGACCGCGAGGAGATCGCGGACGCGGTCGCCGACGCCGAGGCCGACGGGAAGTCGGGCACGGACGCCGCCGAGGAGGTCGTCAGCCGCAGCGGGGACCGCTGGGGCGCGGTCTACGACGAGCGGGAGTACGAGGAGCTCGAGCAGGCCCTCGACGGCTCGTACACCGGCGTGGGGATCTCCGCCCGCCGCTCGGCCCGTGGCGAGGTCACGGTGACGGCGGTCCAGCCCGGCGGGCCCGCGGACCGGGCGGGCGTGCGCGGGGGCGACCTGCTGCGCACCCTCGACGGCCGGCCCGTCGAGAAGCGCCCCGTCGCCGAGGTCGTCGCGCTGCTGCGCGGGGACCGCACGAAGGCGGCCGAGGGCTCCTCCGTCGTCCTCGGACTGAGCCGCGGCGGGCACTCCTGGACCACGACCCTGCGCAGGGCGCGGCTCAGCACGGACCCGGTGAGCGTCCGGCGCCTCGGACGGGCTCCCTCCTCCGCCGTGCTGATCAAGGTCTCCGCGTTCACCAAGGGCACGGGCACCGCGGTCCGCGACGCCGTGGACGAGGCACCCGGGGAAGCCGGGATCCTCCTGGACCTCCGGGCCAACGCGGGCGGCCTCGTCACCGAGGCCGTCACCGCCTCCTCGGCCTTCCTCGACGGCGGCCTCGTCGCCACCTACGACGTGCACGGTGAGCAGCGTGCCCTGTACGCCGACGCCGGCGGCGACACCGAGCGCCCCGTGGTGGTCCTGGTCGACGGCGGCACCATGAGCGCCGCCGAACTGCTGACCGGTGCGCTGCAGGACCGGGGCAGGGCCGTGACCGTCGGTTCCCGCACCTTCGGCAAGGGCGCCGTGCAGATGCCCAGCAAGCTCCCGGGCGGTTCGGTGGCCGAGCTGACCGTCGGGCACTACCGCACTCCGGCCGGCCGCAGCGTCGAGGGGAGCGGCATCACGCCGGACGTCGGAGCGGGTCCGGAGGCCCAGCAGCGGGGCGAGACGGTATTGAGTGGCCTCGGGGGTGGGTCGTAG
- the ftsX gene encoding permease-like cell division protein FtsX: protein MRAQFVLSEIGVGLRRNLTMTFAVVVSVALSLALFGGALLMREQVSSMKTYWYDKVNVSIFLCNKNDAKDVPKCAKGAVTAEQKKEIKADLEKMEAVEKPVLFENVDDAYKHYQEQFGDSPMAGNITPDQMQESFRVKLKDPQKYKVVATAFAGRDGVQSVQDQRSILDNLFGLMNGMNVAAIFLMGLMLVIALMLIVNTVRVSAFSRRRETGIMRLVGASGFYIQMPFIMEAAFAGLIGGLLACVILIAARYFLIDGGLALQEKLNLIDFIGWEAVLTKLPLVLAIGLLMPAVAALFALRKYLKV from the coding sequence ATGCGCGCCCAGTTCGTCCTGTCGGAGATCGGCGTCGGTCTTCGTCGCAACCTCACGATGACCTTCGCGGTCGTGGTCTCCGTCGCCCTCTCGCTCGCCCTGTTCGGCGGTGCGCTGTTGATGCGCGAGCAGGTCAGCTCGATGAAGACCTACTGGTACGACAAGGTCAACGTCTCGATCTTCCTCTGCAACAAGAACGACGCCAAGGACGTCCCCAAGTGCGCCAAGGGGGCCGTCACCGCGGAGCAGAAGAAGGAGATCAAGGCCGACCTCGAGAAGATGGAGGCCGTCGAGAAGCCGGTCCTCTTCGAGAACGTCGACGACGCGTACAAGCACTACCAGGAGCAGTTCGGCGACTCGCCGATGGCCGGCAACATCACGCCGGACCAGATGCAGGAGTCGTTCCGGGTCAAGCTCAAGGACCCGCAGAAGTACAAGGTGGTCGCGACGGCCTTCGCGGGCCGTGACGGGGTGCAGTCCGTCCAGGACCAGCGCAGCATCCTCGACAACCTCTTCGGGCTGATGAACGGCATGAACGTGGCCGCGATCTTCCTGATGGGGCTGATGCTGGTCATCGCGCTGATGCTCATCGTGAACACCGTCCGCGTCTCGGCGTTCAGCCGGAGACGGGAGACGGGCATCATGCGGCTGGTGGGGGCCTCGGGCTTCTACATCCAGATGCCGTTCATCATGGAGGCCGCCTTCGCCGGTCTGATCGGCGGACTGCTCGCCTGCGTGATCCTGATAGCGGCCCGGTACTTCCTGATCGACGGCGGTCTCGCGCTCCAGGAGAAGCTGAACCTGATCGACTTCATCGGATGGGAAGCGGTGCTCACGAAGCTTCCGCTGGTCCTCGCGATCGGTCTGCTGATGCCCGCCGTCGCCGCCCTCTTCGCGTTGCGCAAGTACCTCAAGGTGTGA
- the ftsE gene encoding cell division ATP-binding protein FtsE, with translation MIRFDNVSKTYPKQSRPALRDVSLDIEKGEFVFLVGSSGSGKSTFMRLILREERASQGMVHVLGKDLARLSNWKVPQMRRQLGTVFQDFRLLPNKTVAENVAFAQEVIGKPRGEIRKAVPQVLDLVGLGGKEDRMPGELSGGEQQRVAIARAFVNRPMLLIADEPTGNLDPQTSVGIMKLLDRINRTGTTVIMATHDQNIVDQMRKRVIELEQGRLVRDQARGVYGYQH, from the coding sequence GTGATCCGATTCGACAACGTCTCCAAGACCTACCCGAAGCAGAGCCGCCCAGCTCTCCGGGACGTCTCACTCGACATCGAGAAGGGCGAGTTCGTCTTCCTGGTGGGCTCCTCCGGCTCCGGCAAGTCCACCTTCATGCGGCTCATCCTCCGGGAGGAGCGCGCCAGTCAGGGCATGGTCCATGTCCTCGGCAAGGACCTCGCGCGGCTGTCCAACTGGAAGGTGCCGCAGATGCGCCGCCAGCTGGGCACGGTGTTCCAGGACTTCCGGCTCCTCCCCAACAAGACCGTCGCCGAGAACGTGGCCTTCGCGCAGGAGGTCATCGGCAAGCCCCGCGGTGAGATCCGCAAGGCGGTGCCGCAGGTTCTCGACCTCGTGGGTCTCGGGGGCAAGGAGGACCGGATGCCCGGTGAGCTCTCCGGCGGTGAGCAGCAACGTGTCGCCATCGCGCGGGCGTTCGTCAACCGCCCCATGCTGCTGATCGCGGACGAGCCGACCGGCAACCTCGACCCGCAGACCTCCGTGGGCATCATGAAGCTGCTGGACCGGATCAACCGGACCGGCACCACCGTGATCATGGCGACCCACGACCAGAACATCGTCGACCAGATGCGCAAGCGCGTCATCGAGCTCGAGCAGGGCCGTCTCGTCCGTGACCAGGCGCGTGGCGTCTACGGCTACCAGCACTGA
- the prfB gene encoding peptide chain release factor 2, which translates to MAVVDISEELKSLSSTMGSIEAVLDLDALRADIAALEEQAAAPSLWDDPDAAQKITSKLSHLQAEVRKTEALRSRIDDLGVLFELAEDEGDADTQAEAEAELESVRKALDEMEVRTLLSGEYDAREALVTIRAEAGGVDAADFAEKLQRMYLRWAERHNYKTEVYETAYAEEAGIKSTTFAVEVPYAYGTLSVEQGTHRLVRISPFDNQGRRQTSFAGVEVLPVVEQTDHVEIDESELRVDVYRSSGPGGQGVNTTDSAVRLTHLPTGIVVSCQNERSQIQNKASAMNVLQAKLLERRRQEEQAKMNALKGDGGNSWGNQMRSYVLHPYQMVKDLRTEFEMGNPEAVFNGEIDGFVEAGIRWRKQSEK; encoded by the coding sequence GTGGCAGTCGTCGATATTTCCGAAGAGCTGAAGTCCCTCTCCTCGACCATGGGGTCGATCGAGGCCGTCCTGGACCTGGATGCGCTGAGGGCCGACATCGCCGCGCTCGAGGAGCAGGCGGCGGCCCCGTCCCTCTGGGACGACCCGGACGCGGCGCAGAAGATCACCAGCAAGCTTTCGCACCTCCAGGCCGAGGTCCGCAAGACCGAGGCCCTGCGGAGCCGTATCGACGATCTCGGAGTCCTCTTCGAGCTCGCCGAGGACGAGGGTGACGCCGACACGCAGGCCGAGGCCGAGGCGGAGCTCGAGTCCGTCCGCAAGGCGCTCGACGAGATGGAGGTCCGCACCCTCCTCTCCGGCGAGTACGACGCGCGCGAGGCCCTGGTCACCATCCGGGCCGAGGCGGGCGGCGTCGACGCGGCGGACTTCGCGGAGAAGCTCCAGCGCATGTACCTCCGCTGGGCGGAGCGGCACAACTACAAGACCGAGGTCTACGAGACGGCGTACGCCGAAGAGGCCGGCATCAAGTCGACCACCTTCGCGGTGGAGGTGCCCTACGCCTACGGCACCCTCTCCGTGGAGCAGGGCACCCACCGCCTCGTCCGCATCTCGCCCTTCGACAACCAGGGCCGTCGCCAGACGTCCTTCGCGGGTGTCGAGGTGCTGCCGGTCGTCGAGCAGACCGACCACGTCGAGATCGACGAGTCCGAGCTGCGCGTGGACGTGTACCGCTCGTCGGGCCCCGGCGGTCAGGGCGTCAACACCACGGACTCCGCGGTGCGCCTGACCCACCTGCCGACCGGCATCGTCGTCTCCTGCCAGAACGAGCGCTCGCAGATCCAGAACAAGGCGTCCGCGATGAACGTCCTCCAGGCGAAGCTCCTCGAGCGCCGCCGCCAGGAGGAGCAGGCGAAGATGAACGCGCTCAAGGGGGACGGCGGCAACTCCTGGGGCAACCAGATGCGTTCGTACGTCCTGCACCCGTACCAGATGGTCAAGGACCTGCGTACGGAGTTCGAGATGGGCAACCCCGAAGCGGTCTTCAACGGCGAGATCGACGGCTTCGTCGAGGCCGGCATCCGCTGGCGCAAGCAGAGCGAGAAGTAA
- a CDS encoding serine/threonine-protein kinase: protein MARNIGSRYTAHQILGRGSAGTVWLGEGPEGPVAIKLLREDLASDQELVGRFVQERTALLGLGHPHVVAVRDLVVDGTDLALVMDLVRGTDLRTRLDRERRLAPEAAAAIIADVADGLAAAHRAGVVHRDVKPENILLDMEGPLGPGGSHPALLTDFGVAKLIDTPRRTKATKIIGTPDYLAPEIVEGLPPRAAVDIYALATVLYELLAGFTPFGGGHPGAVLRRHVTETVVPLPGIPEELWQLLVQCLAKAPASRLRASELATRLRELLPLLSGIPPLDVDEPDNESEPQAYDEQQYTPAPEEPRRRGAVPLVPGSSPDSNRDTHTSMRVPGPDELSGGPLGTARAPRAPGRPRPGSARNKSAAVRKRRITLGVAAVALCAAVGVGGWLATSGDDPGSAPGDTRNSAPTAP from the coding sequence TTGGCACGGAATATCGGCAGCCGGTACACCGCGCACCAGATCCTGGGGCGCGGCAGCGCCGGCACGGTGTGGCTCGGCGAAGGGCCCGAGGGCCCGGTCGCCATCAAGCTGCTCCGCGAGGACCTCGCGTCCGACCAGGAGCTCGTGGGCCGCTTCGTGCAGGAACGCACCGCGCTGCTCGGGCTCGGGCATCCGCACGTCGTCGCCGTCCGCGACCTCGTGGTGGACGGCACCGATCTGGCCCTGGTCATGGACCTGGTGCGGGGCACCGACCTGCGCACCCGTCTCGACCGCGAACGCCGCCTCGCCCCGGAGGCCGCCGCCGCGATCATCGCGGACGTCGCCGACGGACTCGCCGCCGCGCACCGGGCCGGTGTGGTGCACCGTGACGTCAAGCCGGAGAACATCCTGCTCGACATGGAGGGCCCGCTCGGCCCCGGCGGCTCGCACCCCGCGCTGCTGACCGACTTCGGCGTCGCCAAGCTGATCGACACCCCGCGCCGCACCAAGGCCACCAAGATCATCGGTACGCCGGACTACCTGGCGCCCGAGATCGTCGAGGGCCTCCCGCCGCGCGCCGCCGTGGACATCTACGCCCTGGCCACCGTGCTCTACGAGCTCCTCGCCGGCTTCACCCCCTTCGGAGGCGGTCACCCCGGCGCCGTCCTGCGGCGCCATGTGACCGAGACGGTCGTCCCGCTCCCGGGCATCCCCGAGGAGCTCTGGCAGCTCCTGGTCCAGTGCCTCGCCAAGGCCCCGGCGTCCCGGCTCCGTGCCTCCGAGCTCGCGACCCGGCTGCGCGAGCTGCTCCCGCTCCTGTCCGGGATACCCCCGCTCGACGTCGACGAGCCGGACAACGAGTCCGAACCGCAGGCGTACGACGAGCAGCAGTACACCCCGGCCCCGGAGGAGCCCCGCCGCCGAGGCGCGGTGCCGCTGGTGCCCGGCTCCTCCCCTGACTCCAACCGGGACACCCACACGAGCATGAGGGTGCCCGGCCCCGACGAACTCTCCGGCGGCCCCCTCGGCACGGCCCGCGCCCCGCGCGCCCCCGGCCGGCCACGCCCCGGCTCGGCGCGGAACAAGTCGGCGGCCGTCCGCAAGCGCAGGATCACCCTGGGCGTGGCGGCGGTGGCCCTGTGTGCGGCGGTCGGGGTGGGCGGCTGGCTCGCCACGAGCGGCGACGACCCGGGCTCGGCCCCCGGGGACACGCGGAATTCCGCCCCGACGGCCCCCTGA